The following proteins are co-located in the Halictus rubicundus isolate RS-2024b chromosome 1, iyHalRubi1_principal, whole genome shotgun sequence genome:
- the LOC143361059 gene encoding oxidoreductase-like domain-containing protein 1, with protein sequence MNSVRLIGKNQSCKCRQIYSTCRRCLDNVRETSDEKATKKKEAEEASSINEFTEPTNCCMSGCINCVWIQYAEKLSAKLKDSDVNIQKLILEKIEDPNMKAFLMMELRCRNILKD encoded by the coding sequence ATGAACTCGGTTCGGTTGATTGGTAAAAATCAATCATGCAAGTGTCGACAAATCTACTCCACGTGTAGAAGATGTCTCGACAATGTTCGAGAGACATCCGACGAGAAGGCAACGAAGAAAAAGGAAGCCGAAGAAGCCTCTTCGATTAACGAGTTTACAGAGCCAACGAATTGTTGCATGTCTGGCTGCATCAATTGCGTGTGGATTCAGTATGCAGAAAAATTGAGCGCCAAACTCAAAGATAGCGATGTTAACATACAGAAATTGATCctggagaagatagaagatccAAACATGAAAGCTTTCCTCATGATGGAACTAAGATGCAGAAATATTCTGAAAGATTAG
- the Borcs5 gene encoding BLOC-1 related complex subunit 5 produces MGSEQSSQGGAQNAGSGRTRNAPLRRGKSVPSRERVPEDTPPRCISPGASICSDSDLPYISYTVNRPIGDSPKMTNKQSQLYRGKSLGAQDISRRKNSLGSSSYRKSTSDKIHNIVVVKPAAADPTADKDPDLVKLQSIPMFLPIMRGTLNLPPGVRDPEVLERLDPIGLFNLCARYQHHLNTNAQMIAGEQATLCINIEPEVTKIFNLATERQKKFAKFAEQLNKVHELSKQLTKCHSLLNQTLESLEILNNLLPIEERLEPFVWTTG; encoded by the exons ATGGGATCGGAACAAAGCTCTCAAGGTGGCGCGCAAAATGCTGGCTCCGGTAGAACCAGAAACGCTCCCCTAAGGCGGGGTAAAAGTGTTCCGAGTCGCGAGAGGGTACCCGAGGACACTCCTCCGAGATGCATCAGCCCTGGCGCCAGCATTTGTTCGGATTCTGATCTACCGTATATATCTTACACGGTGAACAGACCTATTGGGGACTCGCCGAAGATGACTAACAAACAATCACAGTTGTACAGAGGCAAAAGTTTGGGTGCACAGGATATATCTAGACGTAAGAATAGCTTAGGTTCTAGCAGTTACAG GAAATCTACCTCCGATAAAATCCACAACATAGTAGTAGTGAAACCGGCTGCCGCAGACCCTACGGCTGACAAGGATCCTGACCTGGTCAAGTTACAAAGCATCCCCATGTTCCTACCGATCATGCGAGGTACCCTGAATCTGCCTCCAGGCGTCAGAGACCCGGAAGTACTGGAGAGGCTGGATCCGATCGGTCTGTTTAACCTGTGCGCACGCTATCAACATCACCTCAACACCAATGCTCAAATGATCGCTGGCGAACAAGCTACTTTGTGCATCAACATAGAACCAGAGGTGACCAAGATCTTCAATCTGGCGACAGAGAGGCAAAAGAAGTTCGCCAAGTTTGCCGAGCAACTGAACAAAGTACACGAGCTTAGCAAGCAGTTAACCAAGTGTCATTCTCTCCTGAATCAAACCCTGGAGAGCCTAGAGATATTGAACAATCTTCTACCCATAGAAGAGAGACTGGAACCGTTTGTATGGACTACCGGATAA
- the LOC143360938 gene encoding coiled-coil domain-containing protein 137, which produces MGRKIPGKKHRGVKDPLKQHAKRQAELETKINAPPKDVDEQAVPKSLNRVIKLKEAVKSGKITKIKRKRKKKSALITVGDDAPKSLHPKSKPDKVVPIFKQRSGESEYQFLHRVNSDTHNFINETAFEKKYGVQVNRDPETGNIEGLSKCEMTELDKIELLRAKHKNIKKKKKKGVPEIRMTKSQKKREKLKLKKEKKEEENMKDFKDVKDQVKFGEVAHEPPQIKTRPKTADPTTKPGKKDLLLHSLLKNNEKPNKASKQAIDRTGKLRNLPIGERRQLEKDQNDVIEAYRRLKAQRSTGVV; this is translated from the exons ATGGGTCGGAAAATTCCTGGGAAGAAGCACCGGGGTGTGAAGGATCCTCTCAAACAACACGCAAAACGACAGGCAGA GTTAGAAACGAAGATAAACGCGCCACCGAAGGATGTGGACGAGCAAGCGGTACCGAAAAGTTTGAACAGAGTGATAAAGTTGAAAGAGGCAGTCAAGTCGGGCAAGATAAcgaaaataaaaaggaaaaggaagaagaagagtgCACTGATAACCGTAGGCGATGACGCCCCGAAGAGTTTGCACCCGAAATCGAAACCGGACAAGGTTGTTCCCATTTTTAAACAGAGGTCTGGCGAAAGTGAGTACCAATTTTTACACAGAGTCAACAGCGACACTCACAACTTCATCAACGAGACCGCGTTTGAGAAGAAATATGGAGTCCAAGTGAACAGGGACCCGGAAACGGGGAACATCGAGGGACTTTCGAAATGCGAGATGACGGAGTTAGATAAAATTGAGTTACTAAGGGCGAAGcataaaaatattaagaagaagaagaagaaaggtgTGCCTGAGATTAGGATGACAAAGAGCCAGAAAAAGAGGGAGAAGTTGAAgttgaagaaggagaagaaggaagaggagaATATGAAGGACTTCAAGGACGTCAAGGACCAAGTGAAGTTCGGTGAAGTTGCTCATGAACCGCCACAAATAAAGACTAGACCCAAGACAGCTGATCCCACCACTAAG CCTGGCAAGAAGGATCTTCTGCTGCATTCCTTGCTGAAGAATAACGAAAAACCAAACAAGGCCTCTAAGCAGGCAATAGACAGGACAGGCAAGCTTAGGAATCTACCGATTGGAGAAAGGAGACAGTTGGAGAAAGATCAGAACGACGTAATAGAAGCGTACAGAAGGCTAAAAGCGCAGAGATCTACTGGAGTCGTCTAG